The genome window CTCCTGGACGTATTGCGAGGCTTCGCGCTGTGCGGCGTCTTCGTCTCCAACAGCTTCTCCTGGTTCAGCGGCCGTGCCCTCCTGACACGCGAGCAGACCCAGGCGCTGTCGGCGCCTCCGCTCGAGGCCGTCGTCACCGCGCTCTACTACTTCTTCGTCAACCAGAAGTTCGTCGTCCTCTTCTCCTTCCTCTTCGGGCTGGGCTTCTCCATCCAGCTCACGCGCGCCGAGGCCCGAGGCGTCCCCATCGTCCCCCTGTACTCGCGGCGGCTGCTGGTGCTGCTGGGCATCGGCGTGACGCACCTGTTCGCGCTCTGGGTGGGCGACGTGCTCTCCACCTACGCCCTGGTGGGCTTCGCGCTGCTGCTCTTCCGCCGGAGCTCGGATCGGGCGGTGCTCACCTGGGCGCTGATGCTGATCGGAGGAGTGCCGCTGCTCGTCTCCGCCCTCCAGCACTTCGGCCCCCTCCTGATGGACGGCACCCAGGCGGCGGCCGAGGCGGCGAAGGCCAGCGAAGCACAAGAGGCCCAGGCGCGGACTCGCTTCCTGGAGGGACTCTCCAGCGGCTCCTTCCGGATGGCCCGGGAGGCGAACGCTCAATACGCCGTCTTCATCCTCCCTCAGCTCAAACGGCTGCTCTGGATGAGCGTCACCCTGGGCCGCTTCCTGCTGGGCCTGCTCGCGGGGCGACACCTGTTGCTCCAGGACGTGGAGCGCCACCGGGCCTTGCACCGCCGGCTGCTCGTCTGGGGAGGAGCGGTGGGCCTGCTGGGCAACGGCACCTGGCTGGTGGTGCAGCGCCTGCGCATCGCGGGGGTCGTGGATCCGGCGAAGGACCACTGGATGTTCGCCCTGCCCACCCTCCAGGAACTGGGCTTCCTGGGTCTGGCCGCGGTGTACGTGGCCGCCTTCGCCCTGCTCTTCCAGCGCGAACATTGGTGGAAGGTGCAGGAGGTGCTCGCACCGGTGGGCCGCATGGCGCTCACGAACTACCTGCTGCAGACCGTGGTGAGCCTGTGCATCTATGACGGCTGGGGACTGAGCCTCGTCGGCCGGATGCCGCCGTCGCGCTGCGTGGCGCTCACGCTCACCCTCTTCGCGCTCCAGGTGCCCCTCAGCCAGTGGTGGCTGTCACGCTTCCGCTTCGGCCCGGCCGAGTGGTTGTGGCGCTCGCTCACCTACGGACGGGCACAGCCCATGCGTCTGGCCCCCCGGAGCACCGTGGAGCCCTCGGTGGGCTGATGCGCGAACTCAGCCGCCCTGGACCATCATGATGAGGTTGCCGCACGTGTCCTCGAAGGACACGACGGTGACCGGCCCCATCTTCTTCGGCTCGCCACGGAACACCACGCCCAGCTTCGACATCCGCTCGTACTCCGCCTGACAGTCATCGACGGCGAACGACGTCAGGGGAATCCCCGCGTCGAACAGGGCCTTCTGGTAGACCCTGGCGGGGGGAAAGCCCATCGGCTCGAGCAGCAGTTGGGTGCCCTCCGGGGCCTGGGGCGACACGACGGTCAGCCACCGGTGCTCGCCCATCGGCTGGTCCACCTTCGTCACGAAGCCCAGGACCTCCGTGTAGAACTTCAGGGCCTTGGCCTGATTATCCACCACCACGCTCGTCAGGTTGATCCGCATCGACGTCTCCAGGAAACCCACGCCGCGCGCGAAGGACCGCGCGCGGGGTGTTGGAGTCTCACACGCTCACAGGGTGACATTCACCTGGAACTCGCCGCCGGTGGAGGACTTCGCGGTTCCCGTGACGGTGGTGCTGCCGGCCTTGCGGCGCACCTTGCCGGTTCCATCGTCCTCGATCTGCCCGGACAGGCTCAGGTTCAGCGTGACCTCTCCCTCGATGTCTCCGGTCATCTGGAAGGAGCCCACGAGCGTGCCCGTGAAGGTGCCGTTGGGGATGTCACGCAGCGAGAGGGTCAACGCCGGCTGGGCCGCCGCGTCGGTGGTCGTCTGGTAGGTGATCTCCACCGGCGCCTCCTCCTCGGCGACGGTGACCTCGCCGTCGGTGTAACCCTTCATCCCGACGCGCAGCCGCATCCCCTTGTTCGCCGACGAGCCCTGGTCCACCTGCCCGGTGATGTCCAGGGTGCCCCCGGCGTCTCCAGTGGTCGACTGGGGCGGGATGTTGGCGCTCGAGGCGGCGTTGAAGCCGGCGAAGCCGAGTTGGAGGGACTTCTCGACGGATTTGTCCAACCCGAGGTACGCGCGGCGGGCCTGCTCATCGGAGCTGATCTCGTCGCTACAGGCGGACAGGAGGGCCGTGACGGAGAGGACGGCGAGGACACGAAGGGAGGGAAGGTGCATGGCCCCTATGTACTCCGACTCCTTGGAGGCACACGACCCTCCGGCCTGGCAGTGGGAGGAACCACACTCCTGGAAGCCTTGCTGCCACGTTCCAGTCATCACTCGCGGGGCGCAATCCGGGGTCGGAGCAGACCTCTCGTGTCTGAACTCACGACAGGCGGTGAACGGGACCTGAAACCGCCGTTTCTCGATGGGTTCGGCGGGCCGGGTGCAAAGCCCATTTACACGTCCGCGCACGGTCGATGCCGCCCCCATGCGCCAGTGCGCTTTCCAAGAAAGGGAGAGCCCCTCGAAACAACGCGGAGCCGTGGATCCGGCACGTATCCTGCTCCGCCATTTCCCGAGGAGATTCCCATGAAGATGAGCAGCTGGAGTTCCGTCGCCGTATGGCTCGCATGCGCCATGCCCGTGTGGGCGGCGGCCCCGAGAGAGAAGGAAGTATGGCTCACCATCGGCACGGACGCGCTGGAGCCGGTACGTGGTGCCTTCCAGGCCAGGGGCATGACGCTGGCGGCGCCCACGTTCCAGAAGGGCGGCGTGGCGGTGCTGCGCGTGCGCGAGTCCCAGGTGGAACAACTGGCGCTGGCGATGCACGACGAGCTGCACCGGTGCGCGGGCTTCATCGCCCATGACACCCAGGGCGAGGCCTTCGCGGCGCTGGAGGCCAACAACGCGCCCCAGCCCGTGGCCCCGCTCCTCCACTACACCCTCAACAACGGCCCCTCGGTGCAGGCGCTGATGGACGAGGTGCGGGAGGTGGAGCTGCGCGACACCATCCAAGCGCTGTCCACCAACTGGACCAACCGCTACTACAACGTGCAGAACGGCGCGGACGCGTCCACCTGGCTCGAGAACAAGTGGAAGACGATCACCGCCGGGCGCCCGGACATCACGGTGGAGCTCTTCGCGCACACCTTCAAGCAGTCCTCCGTCATCGCCACCCTCCGGGGCACCACGCTGCCCGACGAGGTGGTGGTGCTCGGTGGGCACCTGGACTCCATCAACCAGAGCAACGCCACGACGGGCACGGCGCCGGGCGCGGATGACGACGCGTCGGGCGTGGCCTCCATCACCGAGGTGCTGCGCGTGGCGGTGCTCGAGGGCTACAAGCCGGCGCGCACCGTGAAGTTCATGGCGTACGCGGGCGAGGAGGCGGGACTGCTCGGCTCCAAGGCCATCGCCAACTCGTTCAAGGCCAACGGGGTGAACGTGGTGGGCGTGTTGCAGTTGGACATGACCAACTACCAGGGCAACACCTTCGACTTCGGCCTCGTGTTGGACAGGACGAACGCGACCCTCAACACGCAGGTGCGCAACCTCATCTCCACGTACCAGCCGGAGCGGACCGTCGCCAACATCATGTGCGGCTATGGCTGCTCGGACCATGCCTCGTGGACCAACGCGGGCTACCCGGCCGCGATGCCCTTCGAGGCCTCGCTGAGCACGATGAACCCGACCATCCACGGCGCGCAGGACACCCTGGCGTTCCTGGGGGACACGGCGGAGAACTCGGTGAAGTTCGCGAAGCTGGGCGCCTCGTTCATGGCCGAGCTGGCCAAGGGCGCCACCGAGGGCAACACCCCGCCGCCCGTCGGTGTCGAGCCCGGGACGCTCCAGACCGCCGCCTTCGATGCGACGTACTGGGCGCCGGCGTGTTCGCAGGTGGGCTCGGGCTGCGACTCGGGCACGCTGCTCGACGGCCGCGGGGGCGTGGGCCCCGAGCAGAACCAGCCCAACACACTGCGCAAGGGCTGCGCGGATGGCGCCTCGGGCACCTACCACGCGGATGAGTCACTCGACCGGCTCCAGGTGAGCACCCTGGATGGGACGATCCTCTTCCCGGGCAAGACGGTGAAGATCGAGGCGAGCGTGTACGCCTACTCCACCACGGAGGACAAGCTGGACCTGTACTACTCGGCGAGCGCCACCAACCCCTCGTGGCAGCTCATCGGCACGTACAGCCCGAGCCACACCGGCGTCACCACCCTCTCCGCCACGTACACCCTGCCCGTGGGCGGCGTGCAGGCCATTCGCGCCAACTTCCGCCACGCCGGTCCCGACGGTGCCAACAGCGCCGCGCGGGTTTGCAGCGGCGGCGGGTACGACGACCGCGACGACCTGGTCTTCACGGTGCCGTGAGGCCCCGCCCCCGGCGGCCGGTCACCGCTCCTCGGGAATCGTCAGGGCACGCAGCAGCCGGCTCTCGCCCAGCTGGATGCGCAAGAGCAGCACCGAGCCCGGGGCCTGTCCGCGCACCGCCTGGGCGAACTCCCGTGGGTTGTTCACCGGCCGGCCACCGGCCTCGACGATGACCATGCCCGGCTGGAGTCCGGCCCGCTCCGCGGGCGAGCCGGGCTCCACCTCGATGATCAGCGCGCCCCGGATCGCGCCCGGCACGAGGCGTGGATCCACGTCCTGCAAGCGCATGCCCAGCCGGCGGCCGGACTCCTCGCGCTCGTCACCGGGGGGCTGGGTGGAGAAGCCCTCGAGGTCCGGCCGCTCGGCGAGCTTCACCCGCACCTCGCGCGACTGGCCCGCGTGGTAGACGGTGAGCTTCACGGTCTCCTCCGGCGGGCGGAAGCCGATGTCGCGCGTGAGGGCACGCGCGGATTCCACGGGCTCGCCATTCACGGCGGTGATGATGTCGTCCTGCTGGAGGCCGGCCCTGGCCGAGGGCGTGTTCTCCTGCACGCCGGTGACGATGGCGCCCTTGTCCTGCGGCACCTTCAGGGCCCGGGCCAGGTCGGGCGTCAGATCCTGCACCGACACACCCAGCCAGCCGCGGCGGATCTTCCCCTTCTGGAGTTGGGGCAGCAGCGCCTGGGCCGTATTGGAGGGCACGGCGAAGCCGATGCCGGCGCCCCCACCGACGATGGCGGTGTTGATGCCGATGACCTCGCCCCGGGCGTTGAACAGCGGCCCTCCCGAGTTGCCCGGATTGATGGCGGCGTCCGTCTGCAGGAAGTTGTCGTAGGGGCCCGCCTGGATGTCACGCGCCCGGGCCGAGAGGATGCCGGAGCTGACGCTGGAGGTGAGCCCGAACGGGTTGCCGATGGCCACCACGGGATCGCCCACGCGCACCGCGTCCGAGTCACCGAGCCGGACGAAGGGCAGATCCTTCACGTTGCCCTGGAGCTTGATGAGCGCCAGGTCGGTGAGGGGATCCCTCCCGAGCACCTTCGCCTCGTACTCGCGGCCATCGTCGAGCCGCACGCGGATGGAGAAGGCGTTCTCCACCACGTGGTTGTTGGTGAGGATGAGCCCGTTCGGGTCGATGATGAAGCCCGAGCCCTCCCCCTGCTGGACGCGCTCGCGCGGCGCGGGGCCGTCCTCGGGGAGTCCCGGCATGCCGAAGAAGCGCTCGAGCAGATCCCCATGAGCCTCGAGCCCAGGGGCCCGGACCTGGACGTCCACGTTGACCACGGAGCTCTTCACGGCCTCCACGAGGTCCGCGACGGAGACCAGTTGCCCGGAACCGCCCGTGGCCTGCTCCTCTTGCGGGAGGGGCCTGGCTGGCTGGGCCCCCTGCTGCACGGGCCGGGGGGCGTCCGGTGCCGGGGCGGGCGCCTGGCTCACGGCGGGAGGTGGAGGGAGGGCCGGCTCGCGTGCGCGGCGCTCACAACCGGTGGAGACGCTCAGCAGGAGCGCGTTGAACAGGAAGAGGCGAAACCAGAAGGCCGGGCGGGCGTGGGTCATCAAGGGGACTTCCTCCATGGAGGGAAGATGCGGACCCTGTCCGCGCATGCCCACCCTGGACATCGTCATGGGAGAGGAGCACGAACGGAGATGCCGGACATCGAGACACCAGGGGGCCAGGCGAGTCTGGAACCACGGCCCTTCACGCTGCCGACGAAGCGAGGGCCGGTGGACGTGTTGTTGTACGACTCCCCCGGAGCGAAGGCGGGGGTGTTGCTGGCGGGAGGCGTGGGCGGTGGCTTCGATACGCCGGCCCTCCGGTTGTACCCGCGGCTGGGCGAGGAGTTGCTGAAGCACGGCCTGTCCACGCTGCGGTTGAGGTATCGCCACCCGACCGACCTGACGGAGTCGGTGCAGGACGTGCTCGCGGGAGTGGACTTCCTCGTGGAGCGAGGGCTCGAGCGGATCGCCCTGGTGGGGCACTCGTTCGGTGGGGCGGTGATGATCCGGGCCGGGGTGCGCTCTGCCTGGGTGAAGACGGTGGTGGGGCTGGCGCCCCAGAGCTACGGGACGGAGCCGGTGCCGGAGTTGCATCCGCGCTCGTTGCTGCTCGTGCACGGCACGTCGGACACGGTGCTCCCGCCGCGCTGCTCGCAGTCCATCCACGAGCGGGCCCGGGGGCACAAGGAGCTGGAACTCATCCCGGGAGCCGGGCACGTGCTCAACGAGGCCGCCGAGCCCGTCTTCACGCGCGTGAGGGACTGGCTGGTGCACGAGCTCCGGGGGTGAGTTCGCCTCGCCGGGGAAGGGCCGGGAGGCAGGCCTGGGTGAAGAGAGCCCCGGCGAACCGGGGGCCTCGCAACAGGCCCCCTGTCTGGCGGGCAGGCATCGCGTCTCCTATCGTGTGCCCCTACCTTCCCTCCTGGATGCACCCCGCGGGTGAACCCCACCTGATATGCGCCTGCTCGGTTTCCTGCTCGTGTGGCTGATGGCGACACCTCTCGCGGCCGCCGAGCGGGAGAAACGGGTGCTGCTCTTCGTCCCCGAGGACGCCACGGTGCCGGCCATCGCGGACTTCACCCGGACCTTCCGGCAGACGGTGCTGGCCAACTGGCGGGGACCCGTCACCGTCGACATCGAATACCTGGACATGGCCTGGTTCGGCGGCGCCGAGTACGAGCGCGCGCTGCGCGACTTCTATCTCGTCAAGTACCGCGAGCAACAACCCGACGCCATCGTCTCCTTCGTGGATGCCACCCCCCTGCTGGTCTACCTGCAGCAGGAACTATGGCCCCAGGTGCCATTGCTCTCCATCTTCAACGACGACGTCCTGGTGTCCATGCTGAACCAAGGCCCGTATCTGCGAGCCAATTGGGCGGATCTCGACGTGTCGGGCACCGTCCAGGTCGCCCTGCGGCTGCTGCCAGACACGCGGCATGTCGCCCTCGTCCTCGGTTCCAGCCCACGCGAGGTGGGCGCCTGGCCCCATGTCTCGCGCGAGGTCCGCGCCGCCGCGCCGGATCGCGAGTTCATCGGGCTCATGGACCTGACGTTGGAGGAACTGCGGCAGCGGGTGCGGACCCTGCCCGAGGACAGCGTGGTCATCCTGGTGGGCTTCATGCAGGACGCGACAGGTCGCAGTTGCATCACGCGCGACGTGTCGCGGCAGCTGCATGCCGAGGGCAGCCCTCCCATCTTCAGCGTTCACGAGACCATGCTGGGCAGCGGAATCGTCGGGGGGATGTTGTTGGACTACGAGTTGCTGGGCCAGGAAGCCGCGCGACGCACCCTGCGGCTGCTCGAGGGCGAACCGGCCTCGAACCTGCCGCCAGGATCCATCGAGGCCAATCTGGCCGCCTTCGACGAAAGGGAACTCAAGCGCTGGCACATTCCCACCAGCCGGTTGCCTCCCGGCGGCGTGGTGCGCTTTCACGAGCCCGGCCTCTGGGAGCGCTATCGCTGGCAGGTGGCGGCGATCCTCGTGGCGGGCCTGTTGCAGGCGGTGCTCATCACCGTGCTGCTGCTGGAGCGCGCACAACGCCGGAGGGCCCAGCGGCTGAACCTGGCGGTGCTGGACTCGCTCCCCGGCTCCGTGGCCATCCTCGACAAGCGTGGGGTGGTGCTGCGCTCCAATCCACTGACGGCGCAGGGCGAGCGACTGGGGGGACTGCCCGCGGACAAGCTCCGGGTCCCTGGCGCCTCCTATCTGGAGTCCTTCCGCGAGGCGGCGCGCACCGGCCCCCCCGAGATGGCCGGAGCGGTGACGCTGCTCCAGGAGGTGCTCTCGGAGCGCGCACCCGAAGGCGTGGTGGAGTCCCGGGGGCTCACCCCCCACACCTGGTTCGAGCTGCGCGCCCGGCAGTTGGAGTTGCCCGAGGGCGGAGCTGTCGTGACGTTGATGGACGTCACCCCCCGCCGGCGCGCCGAGCTGGAGGCGCGCCAGGCTCGCGACGAACGGGCGCACCTGGAGCGGGTGGCCGCCGTGGGCGAGCTGGGGGTCTCCATCGCCCATGAGCTGAACCAGCCCCTGGCCGCCATCCTCACCAACGCCGAGACGGCCCAGACCCTGCTGCGGCGCACCCCCGTGGATCTGCCCCTGGTGCTCGAGACGCTCCAGGACATCGTCTCCGACGACCAGCGGGCCGGAGCGGTCATCCGCCACATGCGAGCCCTGCTCAAGAAGGGCGAGGCGCAGCACGGCCCCCATGACGTCAACGCGCTGGTGCGCGAGGTGCTGCGGCTGGTGGGCGCCGATGCCCAGGCACGCGGAGCCGAGCTCACCCTGCACCTGTCCGACTCCCCCCTGACCGTCCACGGCGACGGCGTGCAGTTGCAGCAGGTGGTGCTCAACCTGGTCACCAATGCCCTGGACGCGGTGAGCCAGAGCCCCGTCGGACAGCGGCGGGTGTGGGTGCGCACCCAACAACGCGAGGGCCAGGTCGATCTGGTGGTGGAGGACACCGGGGCGGGGTTGACCGAGCAGGTGCTCGCGCACCTCTTCGAGCCCTTCTTCACCACCAAGCGCGAGGGGCTGGGCATGGGCCTGTCCATCAGCCGCTCCATCCTCGAGTCGCATCAGGGCCGGATCCAGGCCGAGCACCGCACGGGAGGGGGCGCCCTCTTCCGCTGTACCCTGCCCTCCGTCTGAACCGAGGGCCCTGTGGTAGAACCGCTCCCATGAGCCAGGGGGAGCCCACGGTGTTCGTCGTCGACGATGACCCTTCGGTGCTGCGCAGTCTCGGGCGCATGTTCCAGGTGCGGGGCTATGAAGTGGAGAGCTTCGCCCACCCGCGGCTGATGTTGGAGCGCGAGCCCTCGCGGGGACCTGGGTGCGTGGTGATGGACCTGCGCATGCCGGAGCTCAACGGGTTGGAGTTGCAGCAGGAACTGCGGCGGGTGGGGTGGACGCAGCCCATCGTCTTCATCAGCGCGCATGGGGACGTGCCGACGGCCGTGCGGGCGATGAAGGAGGGGGCGGTGGACTTCCTGCCCAAGCCCGTCACGACGGAGGACATCCTGGCGGCGGTGGAGCAAGCGCTCGAGCGCAACAAGGTGGCGAGGGCCACGGAGCAGGAGCACGAGGAGTTACGGGCCCTCTTCTCCACGCTCTCTCCCCGGGAGGCGCAGGTGTGCCGGCTGATGGCGAGGGGATTGCTCAACAAGCAGATCGCGGCCGAGCTGGGCACCGCCGAACAGACGGTGGGCCATCAGCGCCGGAGTGTCATGGCGAAGCTATCGGTGACGTCCGTGGCGGAGCTGGCGCGGCTGCTGGAGCGGCTGGACTCACGGCCCTGAGGCGTCAGGACCGCCGCGCCCCTCGGCCTGGCAAGACGCACAATCCCTCTCAGTTGTCAATTCAGCGAAACGCTCACATGTCATCGCGGGAGCGAGCCGCTATAGACATGGAACCACGAACACCGGTCCCATGAGCCGGGCGAGAGGGACCATGTCCGACACCAAAACACTCGGCGACTACGTGGCACAGAAAGAGGCGGAGGCCAGGGAAAGAGCGGCTCCCGTGGTCCCCGCGCCCTCGGGCCGTCAACGCAACAACGGCGCGTTCATCGCGCTGAACATGTCGACGGCCGACGGTGTTCTCGAGGCGGCCATGGCGCACGCCATGAGTACGGGCGATGTCAACTCGGGCTACATCCTCTCCGCGCATTCCAATACCAAGTGGCGCTATGACGTCACCTGTGTGGATTACGACGCGAACGCACTCACCGTGGCCGCGTTCCTGGGCAAGGTCTCGAGGAGTGCTCCCCTCGAGCACAACGTCAACAGTGAGTTCTCGACCCACTCCTCGATCACCGGGATGGAGTACCTCAAGAAGGGCACATGCGCGGTTCGCATCGTGTTCGACGGAACCACGAACGTGAAAGCCTCCGACAGCCCTCAATACAACGACGGCAAGGAGCGCGTCGCCGTCGCCCATACGCTCTGACATGAGCCAGAAGCGCCCCAGGGTGTTCGTCGTGGACGATGACCCTTCGGTGCTGCGCAGTCTCGGGCGCATGTTCCAGGTGTGGGGGTATGAGGTGGAGTGCTTCGCCCAGCCGCGGAAGATGCTCGAGCGTGAACCCTGGCGAGGACCTGGATGCGTGGTGATGGACCTGCGCATGCCGGACCTCAACGGGCTGGAGTTGCAACAGGAACTGCGTCGGGCGGGGTGGACGCAGCCCATCGTCTTCATCAGCGCGCATGGGGACACGCTGACGGTGACACAGGCAATGAAGGCGGGGGCGATGGACTTCCTGCCCAAGCCGTTCAGCACGGAGGAATTGCTGACGGCGGTGGAGCGAGCGCTCGCGCGCGACAGCCTGGCGGGGCCGTGAGGTACAGTGGTGGCATGGTCGACGAACTGGTGAGGACATTGGGACTCGCGCCCCATCCGGAGGGAGGCTTCTTCCGCGAGACGTGGCGCTCGGCGGTGACGGTGGAGACGCCGCGCGGCACGCGCTCGGTGGGCACGGCCATCTACTACCTGCTGCCGCGCGGCACGTTCGCCGCCTGGCACCGGGTGAGCTCGGCCGAGCTGTGGCACTTCTACGACGGGCACGCGCTGACGATGTACCTGCTCGATGAAGCCCAGGGCCGGCTGGAGACGGTGACACTGGGCCGGGATGTCGCGCGCGGGGAGAGGCCACAGGTGCTCGTCCCGGCCGGGGTGCTCCAGGCGGCCCTGCCCCGAGGGGAGTACACGCTGTGCGGCTGCACGGTGGCCCCGGGCTTCGACTTCGCGGACTGGGAGATGCCCCGCGGCGAGGAGCTGGCGGCCCGCCATCCCGAGCACGCGGAGCTGTTCCGTCAGCTCTGCCATCCGGGCGTCCCGAAATCGGGAGGTTGAATAAAGCCCCGGCGTTTTCGTCGGCGGCGAACCATGCTCTCCCTGCTCGCCCTCGTCTGGTTGGCATCCGCTCCCGTCCCCGTGGAGTCCCCGCCCACGCCGCCCGCGCCTCGGCCCCCTCCGCCCCAATGCGTGTCCTCGCAGGGGCGGACCGTGTGCGGGTATCAATGCAAGACCAATGGCTCGCACGCCGCCTGTGCCAGGACGCCCTATGGGGTGTGTCAACTGTTGGCGGGCAACATCCATTGCTGGGATCCGCCGCGGGTGGCCATCGCCCACCCGGACAATTCGGGCACGAAGCCCGAGTGCAAGGAGATCCGGGGCAAGGTGGCCTGCGGCTACAACTGCCGGGTGGCCAATGGCGAAGTGGCCTGCAACGGCACGCCCCATGGCGTGTGCACCACCCACTTCGAGCGCCTCGTCTGCTGGGATCCGCCGGAGAGCGTCATCCACGAGCACGGCGCCGACACCCCCGAGCCCCGCTGCCTCACCGCCTCCGAGGCGGTGGGATGTGGCTATGACTGCAAGTCCACGCGCACGGAGGTGCGGTGCGCCAGCACGCCCACGGGCGTGTGCCGGCTCGATCAGGATCAACTCACCTGTTTCGATCCGCCGTCACTGTTGCACTGCGACCACAGCGCGCCGCCGCCCCCGGCGAACTGATGCCTCGTCACACGTCCGTCA of Cystobacter fuscus DSM 2262 contains these proteins:
- a CDS encoding DUF418 domain-containing protein, whose product is MSEPTPPAPLSGAHARPVDVSERVLLLDVLRGFALCGVFVSNSFSWFSGRALLTREQTQALSAPPLEAVVTALYYFFVNQKFVVLFSFLFGLGFSIQLTRAEARGVPIVPLYSRRLLVLLGIGVTHLFALWVGDVLSTYALVGFALLLFRRSSDRAVLTWALMLIGGVPLLVSALQHFGPLLMDGTQAAAEAAKASEAQEAQARTRFLEGLSSGSFRMAREANAQYAVFILPQLKRLLWMSVTLGRFLLGLLAGRHLLLQDVERHRALHRRLLVWGGAVGLLGNGTWLVVQRLRIAGVVDPAKDHWMFALPTLQELGFLGLAAVYVAAFALLFQREHWWKVQEVLAPVGRMALTNYLLQTVVSLCIYDGWGLSLVGRMPPSRCVALTLTLFALQVPLSQWWLSRFRFGPAEWLWRSLTYGRAQPMRLAPRSTVEPSVG
- a CDS encoding VOC family protein; protein product: MRINLTSVVVDNQAKALKFYTEVLGFVTKVDQPMGEHRWLTVVSPQAPEGTQLLLEPMGFPPARVYQKALFDAGIPLTSFAVDDCQAEYERMSKLGVVFRGEPKKMGPVTVVSFEDTCGNLIMMVQGG
- a CDS encoding M20/M25/M40 family metallo-hydrolase; its protein translation is MKMSSWSSVAVWLACAMPVWAAAPREKEVWLTIGTDALEPVRGAFQARGMTLAAPTFQKGGVAVLRVRESQVEQLALAMHDELHRCAGFIAHDTQGEAFAALEANNAPQPVAPLLHYTLNNGPSVQALMDEVREVELRDTIQALSTNWTNRYYNVQNGADASTWLENKWKTITAGRPDITVELFAHTFKQSSVIATLRGTTLPDEVVVLGGHLDSINQSNATTGTAPGADDDASGVASITEVLRVAVLEGYKPARTVKFMAYAGEEAGLLGSKAIANSFKANGVNVVGVLQLDMTNYQGNTFDFGLVLDRTNATLNTQVRNLISTYQPERTVANIMCGYGCSDHASWTNAGYPAAMPFEASLSTMNPTIHGAQDTLAFLGDTAENSVKFAKLGASFMAELAKGATEGNTPPPVGVEPGTLQTAAFDATYWAPACSQVGSGCDSGTLLDGRGGVGPEQNQPNTLRKGCADGASGTYHADESLDRLQVSTLDGTILFPGKTVKIEASVYAYSTTEDKLDLYYSASATNPSWQLIGTYSPSHTGVTTLSATYTLPVGGVQAIRANFRHAGPDGANSAARVCSGGGYDDRDDLVFTVP
- a CDS encoding Do family serine endopeptidase, which codes for MTHARPAFWFRLFLFNALLLSVSTGCERRAREPALPPPPAVSQAPAPAPDAPRPVQQGAQPARPLPQEEQATGGSGQLVSVADLVEAVKSSVVNVDVQVRAPGLEAHGDLLERFFGMPGLPEDGPAPRERVQQGEGSGFIIDPNGLILTNNHVVENAFSIRVRLDDGREYEAKVLGRDPLTDLALIKLQGNVKDLPFVRLGDSDAVRVGDPVVAIGNPFGLTSSVSSGILSARARDIQAGPYDNFLQTDAAINPGNSGGPLFNARGEVIGINTAIVGGGAGIGFAVPSNTAQALLPQLQKGKIRRGWLGVSVQDLTPDLARALKVPQDKGAIVTGVQENTPSARAGLQQDDIITAVNGEPVESARALTRDIGFRPPEETVKLTVYHAGQSREVRVKLAERPDLEGFSTQPPGDEREESGRRLGMRLQDVDPRLVPGAIRGALIIEVEPGSPAERAGLQPGMVIVEAGGRPVNNPREFAQAVRGQAPGSVLLLRIQLGESRLLRALTIPEER
- a CDS encoding alpha/beta hydrolase yields the protein MPDIETPGGQASLEPRPFTLPTKRGPVDVLLYDSPGAKAGVLLAGGVGGGFDTPALRLYPRLGEELLKHGLSTLRLRYRHPTDLTESVQDVLAGVDFLVERGLERIALVGHSFGGAVMIRAGVRSAWVKTVVGLAPQSYGTEPVPELHPRSLLLVHGTSDTVLPPRCSQSIHERARGHKELELIPGAGHVLNEAAEPVFTRVRDWLVHELRG
- a CDS encoding sensor histidine kinase; translated protein: MRLLGFLLVWLMATPLAAAEREKRVLLFVPEDATVPAIADFTRTFRQTVLANWRGPVTVDIEYLDMAWFGGAEYERALRDFYLVKYREQQPDAIVSFVDATPLLVYLQQELWPQVPLLSIFNDDVLVSMLNQGPYLRANWADLDVSGTVQVALRLLPDTRHVALVLGSSPREVGAWPHVSREVRAAAPDREFIGLMDLTLEELRQRVRTLPEDSVVILVGFMQDATGRSCITRDVSRQLHAEGSPPIFSVHETMLGSGIVGGMLLDYELLGQEAARRTLRLLEGEPASNLPPGSIEANLAAFDERELKRWHIPTSRLPPGGVVRFHEPGLWERYRWQVAAILVAGLLQAVLITVLLLERAQRRRAQRLNLAVLDSLPGSVAILDKRGVVLRSNPLTAQGERLGGLPADKLRVPGASYLESFREAARTGPPEMAGAVTLLQEVLSERAPEGVVESRGLTPHTWFELRARQLELPEGGAVVTLMDVTPRRRAELEARQARDERAHLERVAAVGELGVSIAHELNQPLAAILTNAETAQTLLRRTPVDLPLVLETLQDIVSDDQRAGAVIRHMRALLKKGEAQHGPHDVNALVREVLRLVGADAQARGAELTLHLSDSPLTVHGDGVQLQQVVLNLVTNALDAVSQSPVGQRRVWVRTQQREGQVDLVVEDTGAGLTEQVLAHLFEPFFTTKREGLGMGLSISRSILESHQGRIQAEHRTGGGALFRCTLPSV
- a CDS encoding response regulator transcription factor — encoded protein: MSQGEPTVFVVDDDPSVLRSLGRMFQVRGYEVESFAHPRLMLEREPSRGPGCVVMDLRMPELNGLELQQELRRVGWTQPIVFISAHGDVPTAVRAMKEGAVDFLPKPVTTEDILAAVEQALERNKVARATEQEHEELRALFSTLSPREAQVCRLMARGLLNKQIAAELGTAEQTVGHQRRSVMAKLSVTSVAELARLLERLDSRP
- a CDS encoding response regulator transcription factor, yielding MSQKRPRVFVVDDDPSVLRSLGRMFQVWGYEVECFAQPRKMLEREPWRGPGCVVMDLRMPDLNGLELQQELRRAGWTQPIVFISAHGDTLTVTQAMKAGAMDFLPKPFSTEELLTAVERALARDSLAGP
- a CDS encoding cupin domain-containing protein, translated to MVDELVRTLGLAPHPEGGFFRETWRSAVTVETPRGTRSVGTAIYYLLPRGTFAAWHRVSSAELWHFYDGHALTMYLLDEAQGRLETVTLGRDVARGERPQVLVPAGVLQAALPRGEYTLCGCTVAPGFDFADWEMPRGEELAARHPEHAELFRQLCHPGVPKSGG